One window of Streptomyces sp. SUK 48 genomic DNA carries:
- a CDS encoding sigma factor-like helix-turn-helix DNA-binding protein: MSRLGEALYISKPKISELLSGKLYPRWELLYDIAVALGISVWPLYRLWRQAALQTENKSRAWVEKSSAARGTMTATRATPPMDLSAFREITEGGYRLYAGVFLLTGYCDAALEETYDQLWLSWGHALASHDTRRYAFTVLRTAVMARTPHIDGRPEFSEAAFDTIALQTVTDDEAAEQIAESIALFKAMSRLPDNQLDVMVLRVLHGMTDEEVSHFLGLPLPTVRSDERHAIRFLEDILSPPPPPEDGDQP; encoded by the coding sequence ATGAGCCGACTCGGCGAGGCGCTCTACATCTCCAAGCCGAAGATCTCCGAGCTGCTCAGCGGCAAGCTCTACCCCCGCTGGGAACTCCTCTACGACATCGCTGTCGCCCTGGGCATCTCGGTCTGGCCGCTGTACCGGCTGTGGCGACAAGCCGCGCTGCAGACAGAGAACAAATCCCGCGCCTGGGTCGAGAAATCCTCCGCCGCCCGCGGGACGATGACGGCCACCCGCGCCACCCCGCCCATGGATCTCTCCGCGTTTCGCGAGATCACCGAGGGAGGCTACCGCCTCTACGCTGGCGTCTTCCTCCTCACCGGGTACTGCGACGCCGCCCTCGAGGAGACCTACGACCAACTCTGGCTCTCCTGGGGCCACGCCCTTGCCAGCCACGACACCCGCCGATACGCCTTCACCGTGTTGCGCACCGCGGTCATGGCCCGCACCCCGCACATCGACGGCCGCCCCGAATTCAGCGAGGCCGCCTTCGACACGATCGCCCTCCAGACCGTCACCGACGACGAGGCCGCCGAGCAGATCGCCGAATCCATTGCCTTGTTCAAGGCGATGAGCCGGCTGCCCGACAACCAACTCGACGTCATGGTGCTGCGCGTCCTGCACGGCATGACCGACGAGGAGGTCTCCCACTTCCTGGGCCTGCCGCTGCCGACGGTCCGTTCCGACGAACGCCACGCGATCCGCTTCCTCGAGGACATCCTGTCCCCGCCGCCTCCTCCCGAAGATGGAGACCAGCCATGA
- a CDS encoding DnaB helicase C-terminal domain-containing protein, producing the protein MLLPADPASSALPTDPAARPDMTSAGGAVNGQGHQGRSSTPRRLATLGDAMTTLTGAPVGGPAFGLPGLDAATGALQSGRLTLVAAPPNVGGSLLALAAARKTALRDRHTVLYAASGPNRDDIFRRIISAETGGDYPRLKQGRLTEHEQQAARQLVQAGDVLLIDDGADLRAEDIAETAPHMENLALVVVDRLQAAHSPRLPLSGDRLPNASQVLAGLARDVNVPVLAVVDSDDPALLELLDADVVVKLAATADPHQVHVTVTERDLGTIGSAYLRPDLLHARFLDAEATPLERADSPTAQGPSAPATATAALELAEAALPYTSGGHQGIPAALTRELAAWRTAVAGGDQEALQEILPELLKAAAAVTKLPDTHEGHRLFAALQLHRPLHSAAAAGTTQAAGHPTAAGIPVQALADSGHVQEDEENDEDDLAPGDEEDEPEGHVFPALKILKDSVRRSKMHPIPVVKREERDSGPWPLITEQMDGEPRWIHPDITVTRAPHVRANGKRVRRDQFDVPDSFDAGVLCLIDRNGSFPSACSAVPLAPNKLLHTGPLDAYDKAGAGIYLIDIPQWNRTDMPHPLGRITDRLDENDRAWVTTPHIKLLLKLVRDGHLHAMPAIHDSWTGKANESLFKPFYEATRKARTELVQAGGDPYKAYKTRLSIALRLLWPKKPNQRSPFWRPDWRMSMVAEASVRHWTAAFKAVQEGHTLLALRNVDQAIFWTPPATPPSTYRIGTGFGEVKRDFAQAGEIIPEGDD; encoded by the coding sequence GTGCTGCTCCCCGCCGACCCCGCGTCCAGTGCCCTCCCGACCGACCCGGCCGCACGCCCCGACATGACGAGCGCAGGCGGCGCGGTGAACGGCCAAGGTCACCAGGGCCGCAGCAGCACGCCCCGCAGGCTCGCCACGCTCGGCGACGCCATGACCACTCTCACCGGCGCCCCGGTCGGTGGCCCCGCGTTCGGGTTGCCCGGCCTCGACGCCGCGACGGGCGCTCTGCAGTCCGGTCGGCTGACGCTCGTGGCTGCCCCGCCGAACGTCGGTGGAAGCCTGCTGGCTCTCGCCGCCGCGCGGAAGACCGCGCTCCGCGACCGCCACACAGTGCTGTATGCCGCGTCGGGACCGAACAGGGACGACATCTTCCGCCGGATCATCTCTGCCGAGACCGGAGGCGATTACCCGCGTCTGAAGCAGGGCCGTCTCACCGAGCACGAGCAGCAGGCCGCCCGGCAGCTAGTGCAGGCGGGCGACGTGCTGCTCATCGATGACGGCGCCGATCTCAGGGCCGAGGACATCGCGGAGACCGCACCGCACATGGAAAACCTGGCCCTTGTGGTCGTGGACCGCCTCCAAGCCGCGCACAGCCCCCGGCTGCCGTTGTCCGGAGACCGTCTCCCAAATGCCTCCCAGGTCCTGGCCGGCCTTGCCCGCGACGTGAACGTGCCGGTGCTGGCCGTCGTGGACAGCGACGACCCCGCCCTCCTGGAACTCCTGGATGCCGACGTCGTGGTGAAGCTCGCCGCGACCGCCGACCCGCACCAGGTCCACGTCACCGTCACGGAACGTGACCTCGGCACGATCGGCTCGGCATACCTGCGACCCGATCTCCTCCACGCCCGCTTCCTCGACGCTGAAGCCACCCCCCTCGAGCGCGCCGACAGCCCGACGGCCCAGGGCCCTTCGGCGCCCGCCACCGCGACGGCGGCGCTGGAACTCGCCGAAGCCGCCCTTCCCTACACATCCGGCGGACACCAGGGGATCCCCGCCGCCCTCACCCGCGAACTGGCGGCATGGCGGACCGCGGTCGCAGGCGGAGACCAGGAAGCCCTCCAGGAGATTTTGCCGGAACTGCTTAAGGCCGCCGCAGCGGTAACGAAGCTGCCGGACACACATGAGGGGCACCGCCTCTTCGCTGCGCTGCAACTCCACCGCCCCCTTCACTCTGCCGCCGCGGCCGGCACCACCCAAGCCGCCGGCCATCCGACCGCAGCCGGTATCCCTGTCCAGGCCCTGGCCGACAGCGGACACGTCCAGGAGGACGAGGAAAACGACGAGGACGATCTGGCACCTGGAGATGAGGAGGACGAGCCCGAGGGCCACGTCTTCCCTGCGCTGAAGATCCTCAAGGACTCGGTCCGCCGCTCGAAGATGCACCCGATCCCGGTCGTCAAGCGTGAGGAGCGCGACAGCGGGCCGTGGCCGCTGATCACCGAGCAGATGGACGGCGAGCCCCGCTGGATCCACCCTGACATCACCGTCACCCGCGCCCCCCACGTCCGGGCGAACGGCAAGCGGGTGCGCCGCGACCAGTTCGACGTGCCCGACTCCTTCGACGCGGGCGTACTCTGCCTCATCGACCGCAACGGCAGCTTCCCCTCAGCTTGTTCGGCCGTTCCCCTCGCCCCGAACAAGCTCCTGCACACCGGCCCGCTCGACGCCTACGACAAGGCCGGAGCCGGCATCTACCTCATCGACATCCCGCAGTGGAACCGCACCGACATGCCGCACCCCCTGGGACGGATCACCGACCGCCTTGACGAGAACGACCGGGCGTGGGTCACCACCCCCCACATCAAGCTGCTGCTCAAGCTCGTCCGGGACGGCCACCTCCACGCCATGCCGGCCATTCACGACTCCTGGACCGGGAAAGCCAACGAGTCCCTCTTCAAGCCTTTCTACGAAGCCACCCGCAAGGCACGGACCGAGCTCGTCCAGGCCGGCGGCGACCCCTACAAGGCGTACAAGACCCGGCTGTCCATCGCGCTGCGCCTGCTGTGGCCCAAGAAGCCCAACCAACGGTCCCCGTTCTGGCGGCCGGACTGGCGGATGAGCATGGTCGCCGAGGCATCGGTCCGGCACTGGACCGCCGCGTTCAAGGCCGTCCAGGAAGGCCACACGCTCCTCGCGC
- a CDS encoding DUF6233 domain-containing protein: protein MSGLPPDPPRLRAILGHLERQITESEAVGIYLRLQRDEVREALARASSVPSRERPAQRSGPQRRPPSSAEYMMETKLRPDDSLPVVVHVGGCKIRQGRRAPSAISAKQARMVLTDPAIGAEPCPVCRPESRLGLGVDLE from the coding sequence ATGTCCGGTCTGCCGCCTGATCCGCCCCGGCTCCGAGCAATCCTCGGGCATCTGGAGCGGCAGATCACTGAGAGCGAGGCCGTCGGCATTTACCTGCGGCTCCAGCGCGACGAGGTGCGCGAGGCCCTCGCGCGGGCATCCTCGGTCCCCAGCCGGGAGCGCCCGGCGCAGCGGTCCGGGCCCCAGCGGCGGCCGCCGTCGTCGGCCGAGTACATGATGGAGACGAAGCTCCGCCCGGATGATTCCCTGCCCGTCGTCGTCCACGTCGGTGGCTGCAAGATCCGGCAGGGGCGCCGGGCGCCGTCCGCGATCAGTGCGAAGCAGGCACGCATGGTGCTCACGGATCCGGCGATCGGAGCCGAGCCCTGTCCGGTTTGCCGGCCGGAGAGCAGGCTGGGGTTGGGGGTCGATCTTGAGTGA
- a CDS encoding metalloregulator ArsR/SmtB family transcription factor has protein sequence MAASSATTRECIDAVGTADVAATLQALATPSRLDILTRFQEGPCSGSYLAEAAGMEASACSRQLRLLRNLGLVTGERHGRSIVYALYDSHVA, from the coding sequence ATTGCCGCCAGTAGCGCCACCACCCGCGAGTGCATCGACGCCGTCGGCACCGCCGACGTCGCCGCCACCCTCCAGGCTCTGGCCACCCCCTCACGGCTAGACATCCTGACCCGGTTCCAGGAAGGGCCGTGCTCGGGCAGTTACCTGGCCGAGGCCGCCGGCATGGAAGCTTCAGCTTGTTCCCGCCAGCTGCGGCTGTTGCGCAATCTGGGGCTGGTCACCGGCGAACGTCATGGCCGCTCGATCGTCTACGCGCTCTACGACAGCCATGTCGCCTAA
- a CDS encoding DUF1524 domain-containing protein — protein sequence MRRILVGLPAAALLLTAVSAAPALADPPAPPSAATARTELAALTVGVPHSMNGYARDKFDIWAEQADGCTTRQDVLARDGKNVQDKPGSCQPSSGSWYSVYDDTTVTDVAKATIDHMVPLAEAWRSGADAWTADQRKAFGNDLKDPQLLIASESSNSSKSDSGPADWKPTNKTFWCTYAEDYTHIKSIWKLTTTDKEKSALSSMLDTCTN from the coding sequence ATGCGCCGTATCCTCGTCGGTCTGCCCGCCGCCGCCCTGCTTCTGACCGCGGTCAGCGCCGCCCCCGCGCTCGCCGACCCTCCCGCACCGCCGTCCGCGGCGACCGCCCGCACCGAGCTTGCCGCCCTCACCGTGGGCGTGCCGCACTCGATGAACGGCTACGCCCGCGACAAGTTCGACATCTGGGCTGAACAAGCCGATGGCTGCACCACACGCCAGGACGTCCTCGCCCGTGACGGCAAGAACGTCCAGGACAAGCCGGGTAGCTGCCAGCCCTCCTCCGGCAGCTGGTACTCCGTGTACGACGACACCACCGTCACCGATGTCGCGAAGGCCACCATCGACCACATGGTTCCCCTCGCCGAGGCGTGGCGCTCCGGCGCCGACGCCTGGACCGCGGACCAGCGCAAGGCGTTCGGCAACGATCTGAAGGACCCGCAGCTGCTGATCGCGTCGGAGTCGTCCAACAGCTCGAAGTCCGACAGTGGGCCGGCCGATTGGAAGCCCACGAACAAGACGTTCTGGTGCACGTACGCCGAGGACTACACGCACATCAAGTCCATCTGGAAGCTGACCACCACCGACAAGGAGAAGTCGGCCCTGTCGTCCATGCTGGACACCTGCACCAACTGA
- a CDS encoding DUF3761 domain-containing protein, with amino-acid sequence MLFSAQTASASTSLPSKNTAHHCVRHTTGVCGWTHHQKPRDTYETAKCKDAALSYSRHSQGTCSHHHGVRYWFK; translated from the coding sequence GTGCTCTTCAGCGCTCAGACCGCGTCCGCTTCGACGTCACTGCCGTCCAAGAACACCGCCCACCACTGCGTCCGGCACACCACCGGTGTGTGCGGCTGGACGCACCACCAAAAGCCCCGGGACACGTACGAGACCGCCAAGTGCAAGGACGCCGCCCTGTCCTACTCCCGGCACTCCCAGGGCACCTGCTCCCACCACCACGGCGTCCGCTACTGGTTCAAGTAA